GGACCGCTACCAGACCCGGTACCGCCACCTTCTGGTGGACGAGTTCCAGGACACCAACCTGGTCCAGTATGAGCTAATCAAGCAACTGGGGGCAAAGTACCGTAACATCTGCGTCGTCGGCGACCCCGACCAGTCAATCTATTCATGGCGCTTTGCCGACCTGCGTAATATCCTCAGCTTCGAAAAGGACTACCCGGAGACCAAAATCGTGCTGCTAGAGGAGAACTACCGCTCGACCAAGCTCATCCTGGAAACGGCCGCCAGCGTAATAGCGGTTAACCAGCATCGTAAAGCCAGGGGCCTCTGGACCAGCAACGAGACCGGCGAACCGGTCACCGTGGTTGAGACCTATACCGAGCAGGAGGAAGCCCGCTTCGTGGTCAACGAGATCGAGCGTCTGGTCAGCCACGGCGAGTTCAGCCTGAAAGACTGCGCGGTGATGTACCGCACCAATGCCCAGTCGCGGGCACTGGAAGAAGCCTTTATCCGCTACGGAACGCCTTACAAGCTGGTCGCCGGCACCCGCTTCTACGAGAGGCGGGAGGTCAAGGATGTCATCGCCTACCTCCGGCTAATCCAGAACCCCAGCGACAGCGTCAGCCTGAGCCGGGTAATCAATGTCCCGCAGCGCGGCATCGGTCAGCAGACCCAGGACCGGCTCGCCAGCATGGCACAGTCGCAGGGCATTTCACAGTACGCCGCATTACAAATTATGACCCGGGCGGGGATGGAAGAAACCACGTCCCAGCCAGCCATTAGCTCCCGCACCCGCCAGCTACTGGCCGCTTTCCGGAAAATGATGGAGGAGCTGATCGCCGCCGGTCAGCAACTGGATATCATCGACCTTTTCGACCGGGTGGTTGACCGCTCCGGCTACCGGAGCTATATCAAGAATGAGGCCGACGGCGAGGAGCGCTGGGAAAACATCATGGAGTTACGCACGGTAGCCCAGGAGTACCGTGATTTGGGTCCGCCGGAGGCATTGACCGCTTTTCTGGAAGGGGTAACACTGGTATCCGATGTCGACGGACTGGATACAGGCGTAGCGGCGGTAACCCTGATAACCCTGCACCAGGCCAAGGGACTGGAGTTCCCGGTCGTCTTTATGGTCGGCATGGAAGACGGCATCCTGCCCCATATCAGGTCGTTTGACGACCCGTCACAAATGGAGGAGGAGCGGCGACTCTGCTATGTGGGCATCACCCGCGCCCGGCGGAAGCTATACCTGGTGCGCGCCTTCCGTCGCAGCCTGATGGGACGCAGCACGTTGAGCCAGCCGTCACGCTTCCTCGGCGATATTCCCCGGCACCTGATTGCGGGCAGCCAGTCCTGGCACGAGGAAGAGCAGCCAGCAGTCCCCTCAATCTACTCCTGGAACAAAGCCCCAACCCCAGCCCCGCCACCCGCTCCCACCCCCTCCGGACTGAAAGCCGGCGACCACGTGCTCCACAGCGGCTTCGGCAAGGGGGTGGTGGTCAGCTGCCGGGCGGTAAAGAGCGATGAAGAGGTGGTGGTCGCTTTTAACGCCGGGGTCAAAAAGCTGCTGCTCAGCTATGCCGGACTGGAGAAGGTGGAATAACCCCGGAAAGCTTGACTATTTACACGGTAACGTGTACTATTAATCATTATTGAAGGTTATCATGCCGATAAGAGTCCTCGAACCACAGGTAGTATCACGGATTGCCGCCGGTGAGGTGGTGGAGAGACCGGCCTCGGTGGTCAAGGAACTGGTGGAGAACTCGCTGGACGCGTCGGCCCGCCAGATTAGTGTCGAAGTCAGGGACGGTGGCATCGGGCTGATCCGGGTGACTGACAACGGACTGGGGATACCGGCCACGGAGTTGGAGCTCGCCTTCGAGCGCTATGCCACCAGCAAGCTGGCCAGCGCCAGCGACCTGGAGTCCATCGGCAGCCTCGGTTTCCGCGGCGAGGCTTTACCCAGCATCGCCGCCGTGTCACAGATAGAAATCATCAGCTGTGCGGCGGGCGCCGTCACCGGCAGTTCGCTCAACCTGGACCAGGGAACGGTCGTCAGCCGGGGAAGCCGGGGGCACTCCCCCGGGACCACCATCACCGTCAGCAACCTGCTGCGCAACGTCCCGGCCCGACTCAAGTTCCTGAAGTCGCCGACTACCGAGAACAGCCACATCGCCCATGCCGTCAGCCAGTATGCCCTCGCCTACCCCGAGGTTAAATTCACCCTCTCCACGGACGGACGGACGGTGCTCAGAACCTCGGGGAGCGGCCGGCTAATCGACAGCATTATCGAGATTTATGGCCCGGAGATAGCCGGCAATATGCTGGAAGTTGGCCAAGGCCAAAAAGCGTGGGAAGACAGTCCGGCATCACCCCTTGTCACCGGGATGGTCGGGACACCTTCCGTAAACCGCGCCAGCCGGACTTACCTCAGCTTCTTCGTCAACCGCCGCTGGATAAGCAGCCGATTGCTCTCCTGGGCGGTGGAGGAGGCTTACCACGGCCTGTTGATGACGGGGAAACACCCTGTGGCCGTCATCAACATAGCGCTCCCGCCGGAAGAGGTGGACGTCAATGTCCACCCCACCAAGACCGAGATCAGGTTCCGGGACGAGCGCTTCATCTTCAGCGCGGTGCAGAAAAAGATACGGCAGGCATTGATTGAACTGTCGCCATCCCCCCGCATTGAGGAAGTAGCTACCGCCTACCAGACCCGCGCCGGCAGCCGGCAGTTATTTCGAACACCGGACGCCTCCCCCCGGACTCCGGTCAGCAACCTTCCGCTGACGGCGGCAACCACTCCGGCATTTTCCCTGCCGGCGCTGCGCCTGCTGGGACAGCTCGCCGGCAGCTACATTGTCGCCGAAGGTCCGGACGGACTCTACCTGATTGACCAGCACGCCGCCCACGAACGCGTTCTCTTCGAGAAAATCAGGCAGCAGATGTCACAGCAAAAAATAGAGGTGCAGGGACTGCTGGAACCGGAGACACTCGAGGTCACTCCCGGACAGGACGCCACCCTGAAATCCGGGTATCTAAGCCTGGTTGAATCCGGTTTTACCCTGGAGCCCTTCGGCGAGAGGACATATCTGGTACGGAGGATACCTGCCCTGCTCCACCGTAAAGACTGGGCCGGGATGCTATCAGAACTACTCGATACACCCGCGGACAACCACGACTGGACGGAAAAGATAGCGATGACCATGGCCTGCCACAGCGCGGTGAGGGCCGGGCAGACCCTGAGTGACGACGAGATGCGCGCCCTGTTACGTCAACTGGAACAGGCCGCCCTGCCCAACACCTGCCCCCACGGCCGGCCGACGATGATTCACCTCGATTCCGGACAACTGGAGAGGGAGTTCGGCAGAAGCTGATACGGGCAACGGGTCAACGCATTGAAACAGGCAGGCAGTACGACGCTTTCCCCTGTTACAACCATTCAGCGGGGTGACTTGATAAACTCCCGCTCCAGGAAGGCGGCGATCCCCCTGGCGTCATCCAGGGAGAACTGCCGTGTCTTTGTCTTCAGAGGTTCATCAGTGGCGATGGCGATGACCTCCTTGAGATCACTCAGCAACGGCCCCGCCGCCCCACGGTGCACCAGCACCTTGGGGGCATTGTCCCGCTTGAAACCCTCCACCAGGATAATATCATAGTCCTCCCCGACAACCCGGGCTACTTCTTCCAGGGTAACATCCGCTCTCAACGGCTTGACTAGCAGCATCATCTCCCGGGATACGGCGACGGCCGCATCGCTGCCCGCCTCGATATACCGCCAGCTGTCTTTCCCGGGCTGGTCAAGGGCAATACTGTGAAAAGTATGCTTGATGGTAGCCACCCGGTAGCCCTTCGCTTTCAGCTCCCGGATCAGCTTCTCCATCAGGGTCGTCTTGCCCGACCCCGAATTACCGGCAAATGAAACGATGGCAGGCATCTTCTTATTCCTTTCCGTATTTGTCAACGCTTTCCTTAACTCCTGACGTTATGTTAAGCCCAACCCTTCCCTGCTACAAGGATTAAATACCCGGCTCCCCAATCTCACGATATTAGCCCCTTCACCCAGGGCAACCTGATAAGAACCGGTCATGCCCATAGAGAGATACCTCATTTCCACGTTAGCCAGTCCCAGGCTTTCAATCCTGTCCAGCAGCTTTTTCATCCCGGCAAAATAAGGCCTCGAATCTTCGGGAGCAGCCCCGGCGGGACCCAGCGTCATCAATCCCTGCACCCTGATATTGGCCAGACCGGAGATCTCTCTGAGCAGTGGCTCAACGTTCTCGGGTAGAACACCCGGTTTTTGTGCTTCGCGGCCGATGTTCACTTCCACCAGCACCGGCATTATCTTACCGCTCTGAGCGCACCATTTATCAATTTCCCGCGCTATTGCTACAGAATCGACCGTTTCAATCATATCAAAAATCCCCATCGCTTTCTTCACCTTATTCTTCTGGAGATGGCCGATAAAATGCCATCTTACCCTGTCTCCCACCACCTGATACGCCCTTTCCGCTTCCTGGACATAGTTTTCCCCGATAATTCGGGCGCCCCCGGCGATCGCCTGCAGAATTACTTCCGGTTCCGTGACCTTAGCCGCGACCACCAGATGTACGCCTTCCGGCAGTTCACTCAATACTTGCCGGACATTTTGCTCGATTTTCCTAGACATCTAAATATTCCGCCTGGTTCCCATCAGTCACGTTACCGGTCAAAACCTGAAGCAACGCCTGGTATTGATCAATCAATTTTAACAGCAAGTCAGGATGATTTCCACACCAACCAGTCCGGCAGCACAGCACTTAATCCGGGATAGCCCTTGACTATTAACCCCGAATGTATAAAAATGAGATTGCCAGCCCAGCCAACAAGTCGCATAAGTCGGGGCGTAGCGCAGCCAGGTAGCGCACCTGAATGGGGTTCAGGTGGTCGGAGGTTCAAATCCTCTCGCCCCGACCATAGGAACGAAACAAGGTTTCACGGCCACCTCATTATCCCGGCACCTTCCGCACCCGTTGCTTTCTTTAAATATCCGGCTGGTCTTGCTAGAATGGGTTGAGGCAAGCAGTCTTTTATAGCATCCTGCTGTTTGGAGAATCTCAGATATCAGGAGGTAGTCCATGCCGAGAGCATTCTGGAAAGGAGCGATCAGTTTCGGGCTCGTGGCAATACCGGTCAAGATGTACGTGGGTACAGAGAGTAAACCGCTGAGCTTTCACCTTCTCCACAAAAAGTGCCTTACCCGACCCAAACAGGTATTACACTGCGAGACTGATGACGAATACTTCGGGGTAAAAGAAACCGTACGGGGCTATGAGGTCGCCAAAGAGCAGTACGTGGTCATGGATGACAGCGATTTCGAAAAAGTCCCGATTAAGACTTCGCATACCATTGACATCCTCGGCTTTGTCGAAGCCGGGGAGATAGACCCGCTGTATTACTATGGCGTCCATTATCTTGAACCGGAGGAGCTTGGCACCAAGCCTTTCCAGCTTTTAAAAGAAGCCCTGCTAAAAACGGGGCGCGTCGGCGTTGGTAAGGTTACTTTTCAGCGGAGGGAACATCTTGTCTGCCTGAGACCGCTTGAAGACATTATTGTACTGCACTCCTTACACTATGAAGCTGAGATTTTACCCCGGAAGGAAATCTCTCCTCCGAAAACCAAAGCCACCGACGCCGAGCTTGACATGGCTGTTTCTCTGGTCAAAGCAATGGAGAAGAGCTTTAAGCCGGATGACTACAAAGACGAATATCAGCACGCCTTAAAAAAGGTTATTGACGCCAAGATCAAGGGCGAGAAGATTGTTGCCCTCGCGATGCCGAAAGCGGAGATTGGCGACCTTATGGCGGCACTGCGCGCCAGCGTTGAGGCTGCGAAGAAGGCGCCTGTCCTCAAGTAAGACCCAGCAATTCCTTCATCCGGAGGGCGTTCTTAACGGGAAAGTCGGCATGCTTGTTCTTAAAGATAATATGCAGCTCTTTGCTATTTTCTGACATGGTCCGAATTCCGGGAACCCACTCCGTCAGTTCCTCTTCTCGGTAAAGATAGTTGTACCTCTCCGTTGCCGGGATGCACTTACTTTCCCAGTTCTCGCTGTTCCGTCCGTGGAACCGGACAATAGCCAGGGGCGCGGTGACCTCTCTCACGGGCGGGACACTCGATTTGAATCCTTGAGGCTCATCCACGCAAACCAGGGAGATCCCGCGCTTACGAAGGAACCGGACAGTTTCTTCCCGGTGCCTGTCCAGCCAGCTCCCCACCCGGAACTCCACCGCTACCTGGTATGATGAGAGCCTCTCCCGACAACTGCCGATATGATCGAAGTTATCAGGCTCGGGATGGAACCAGGGAGGAAACTGAAAGAGCACCGCCCCGAGTTTTCCCGCGTCTCGGAAAACCTCAATAGTACGGATAAATATTGTCCAGAGTTCGTCAATCGCCGCATCCGGCAAATGGTGCTGGTAGAGGTTACCTTTAGCCTGAATCTGACCGGCGTATTTCTCACGAACTGTCCCGGGGAGAGAGGCAAGCGGAGTGGGATGCCGGGTAAAAAGGCTGAAAGCCTTCACATCGAAAGTAAAACCATCAGGCGTATTTTCTAACCAGAGCGCCAGGTTACGTTGCGT
The nucleotide sequence above comes from Dehalococcoidales bacterium. Encoded proteins:
- a CDS encoding YggS family pyridoxal phosphate-dependent enzyme encodes the protein MSRKIEQNVRQVLSELPEGVHLVVAAKVTEPEVILQAIAGGARIIGENYVQEAERAYQVVGDRVRWHFIGHLQKNKVKKAMGIFDMIETVDSVAIAREIDKWCAQSGKIMPVLVEVNIGREAQKPGVLPENVEPLLREISGLANIRVQGLMTLGPAGAAPEDSRPYFAGMKKLLDRIESLGLANVEMRYLSMGMTGSYQVALGEGANIVRLGSRVFNPCSREGLGLT
- the mutL gene encoding DNA mismatch repair endonuclease MutL, with translation MPIRVLEPQVVSRIAAGEVVERPASVVKELVENSLDASARQISVEVRDGGIGLIRVTDNGLGIPATELELAFERYATSKLASASDLESIGSLGFRGEALPSIAAVSQIEIISCAAGAVTGSSLNLDQGTVVSRGSRGHSPGTTITVSNLLRNVPARLKFLKSPTTENSHIAHAVSQYALAYPEVKFTLSTDGRTVLRTSGSGRLIDSIIEIYGPEIAGNMLEVGQGQKAWEDSPASPLVTGMVGTPSVNRASRTYLSFFVNRRWISSRLLSWAVEEAYHGLLMTGKHPVAVINIALPPEEVDVNVHPTKTEIRFRDERFIFSAVQKKIRQALIELSPSPRIEEVATAYQTRAGSRQLFRTPDASPRTPVSNLPLTAATTPAFSLPALRLLGQLAGSYIVAEGPDGLYLIDQHAAHERVLFEKIRQQMSQQKIEVQGLLEPETLEVTPGQDATLKSGYLSLVESGFTLEPFGERTYLVRRIPALLHRKDWAGMLSELLDTPADNHDWTEKIAMTMACHSAVRAGQTLSDDEMRALLRQLEQAALPNTCPHGRPTMIHLDSGQLEREFGRS
- the mobB gene encoding molybdopterin-guanine dinucleotide biosynthesis protein B, with product MPAIVSFAGNSGSGKTTLMEKLIRELKAKGYRVATIKHTFHSIALDQPGKDSWRYIEAGSDAAVAVSREMMLLVKPLRADVTLEEVARVVGEDYDIILVEGFKRDNAPKVLVHRGAAGPLLSDLKEVIAIATDEPLKTKTRQFSLDDARGIAAFLEREFIKSPR
- a CDS encoding 3'-5' exonuclease, whose amino-acid sequence is DRYQTRYRHLLVDEFQDTNLVQYELIKQLGAKYRNICVVGDPDQSIYSWRFADLRNILSFEKDYPETKIVLLEENYRSTKLILETAASVIAVNQHRKARGLWTSNETGEPVTVVETYTEQEEARFVVNEIERLVSHGEFSLKDCAVMYRTNAQSRALEEAFIRYGTPYKLVAGTRFYERREVKDVIAYLRLIQNPSDSVSLSRVINVPQRGIGQQTQDRLASMAQSQGISQYAALQIMTRAGMEETTSQPAISSRTRQLLAAFRKMMEELIAAGQQLDIIDLFDRVVDRSGYRSYIKNEADGEERWENIMELRTVAQEYRDLGPPEALTAFLEGVTLVSDVDGLDTGVAAVTLITLHQAKGLEFPVVFMVGMEDGILPHIRSFDDPSQMEEERRLCYVGITRARRKLYLVRAFRRSLMGRSTLSQPSRFLGDIPRHLIAGSQSWHEEEQPAVPSIYSWNKAPTPAPPPAPTPSGLKAGDHVLHSGFGKGVVVSCRAVKSDEEVVVAFNAGVKKLLLSYAGLEKVE
- a CDS encoding Ku protein codes for the protein MPRAFWKGAISFGLVAIPVKMYVGTESKPLSFHLLHKKCLTRPKQVLHCETDDEYFGVKETVRGYEVAKEQYVVMDDSDFEKVPIKTSHTIDILGFVEAGEIDPLYYYGVHYLEPEELGTKPFQLLKEALLKTGRVGVGKVTFQRREHLVCLRPLEDIIVLHSLHYEAEILPRKEISPPKTKATDAELDMAVSLVKAMEKSFKPDDYKDEYQHALKKVIDAKIKGEKIVALAMPKAEIGDLMAALRASVEAAKKAPVLK
- a CDS encoding DUF72 domain-containing protein — encoded protein: MGRIMVGISSWAEPELVRSGFYPAEVKTPQARLGYYAARFPVAEIDSSYHFFPTQRNLALWLENTPDGFTFDVKAFSLFTRHPTPLASLPGTVREKYAGQIQAKGNLYQHHLPDAAIDELWTIFIRTIEVFRDAGKLGAVLFQFPPWFHPEPDNFDHIGSCRERLSSYQVAVEFRVGSWLDRHREETVRFLRKRGISLVCVDEPQGFKSSVPPVREVTAPLAIVRFHGRNSENWESKCIPATERYNYLYREEELTEWVPGIRTMSENSKELHIIFKNKHADFPVKNALRMKELLGLT